In Selenihalanaerobacter shriftii, the genomic window AAAACTTTTTTATTAATCGCTTCTCCATTAACATTAATCAATTTTGTATTTAAATCAAAAACCTTTTCTACTTCATCTCTTAAGTCTAATTCTTGTCTAATTAAAATTTTAGCAACTTCTTCAGCTAATACCTTATTTAAAATTAAACGCCGAGCTTTTAAATAATTAGATTGCTTAATAGAGGAAGCATCTAATGAATTAATATTTTTAACCTTTAAACTGGAGGGTTCTAATTCAAAGATTATTAACTTTAGTTCAAATTCTATATCAGCGGCTAGGATTTGTTCTTTATCATTATTATCTTTAAGTTTATATTTAAATTGCTTTATTTCTAAATCCAATTTATAATCTAGATCTAAACTCAAATTAGAAATATCTAAAAAATATTTAAAAGTAGGTTTTTCAATTTTAGTTTCTTTAGCATTTGCTTTTGACTGATAGATGACTTTTTCTGTTAACTCACCTTCTATTAATAGTTTATCTTGGCAGCACATCGAATTAAATTTTTTTAATTTAATTACAAAGTCTTGTACTTGAAGAAGTGATTCTGGCAAGTTAATTTCTTCTGTGATTTGAAATGTATACTCTCGTTTAGTGTGAGTTACATTATCTATTTTCCCTCCTTGCTTCATGATCTCTACCCCCAGCCTTATTAAACTTTATGCTAAAACTCTACTAAAAATAACTAAAATTAAAAACCTCTTAAATATTCCTTTAAATATCTAAGAGGATTAAGTATCTTATTTTTAATTAAGAATCATTAAATTCCAGATGAGAAAAGTTATAAGGCGGCCAAGGTCCTGAATAGTAAAAATAGAAGCCAAAACCAGAATATTTATCTTCTAATTCTTTTAATCTAAATATAAAACTAGATAGATCATCTTTCTTAACTAAATAAACAGAGTTTAAAATCATAGGCTTATCATCATCTATTATCTCTACTTCTAATAATTCATTTAATTGAGATTTAGTTGCTATAGTTGCCAGTGATTCATAAATCTCTTCCATTACTTCTAATGCTTTATCTTCTAATCTATTATCTAATTCCATCTCTAACCTTCGTTTTAAAAAATTAGCTGTCTCTTCATTACTATTATGTAATCGCTCCTCAATCTTTTTTACTTCTGAGCTTAAATTAACTAGGTTATCTCTTAACTCTAAAAAATCACAATATAACTTTAACCCCCATTCTTCATGACCTTTAATCACTTTAAATGTCTTTTTAATTTCTGGTAATGATCGGTGAATAGACTTTTTTAAAGTAGTCTCTTCTTCAAATATAGTCCCAAAAATAATAGGTATTACTGATGTCCACTCCATAGCCTCTTCTACAATCATTTCATGACGATTAGCTTTTTCATATAACCATTCTAAATTTCTAATTTTTCTCTCTAATTCCCGTTGACTAAAATCATTTAATGAAATCTTACTAACTAAGATTCCTACTTCTTGATAGGGAATTACATATGGTTGATGCAAACCATCTATACCTAATAAATTAATTTTAAATTCTTTTGGAGAATTTAAAATACAATAAAGATACAGCCCATCACTCATTGCCAATTTCCTCCTAAATTATAGAACTTATCTACTATCTTCAATACAAAGTTTAAATATGACTCATATGTATCATATTCATAAAATCCTTTCTCTATTACTATTTAGTCTAATGA contains:
- a CDS encoding GvpL/GvpF family gas vesicle protein, producing MSDGLYLYCILNSPKEFKINLLGIDGLHQPYVIPYQEVGILVSKISLNDFSQRELERKIRNLEWLYEKANRHEMIVEEAMEWTSVIPIIFGTIFEEETTLKKSIHRSLPEIKKTFKVIKGHEEWGLKLYCDFLELRDNLVNLSSEVKKIEERLHNSNEETANFLKRRLEMELDNRLEDKALEVMEEIYESLATIATKSQLNELLEVEIIDDDKPMILNSVYLVKKDDLSSFIFRLKELEDKYSGFGFYFYYSGPWPPYNFSHLEFNDS